The nucleotide window GGTCTCACTAAAACCTTGCCATCAAAAACCTCCAATGGAGGAAAATCcggtcaaaaaaaaaaagagtgccACCGCATGTCAATAATGCAAACAAAAATCTACGCCATAGTTCTATCCTTATCTAACAGAATGCTTAGCCATGGGGGGCATAGTCTGTCCAGAAAAGTCGAGATCTCGCTCTCAATCCATGCTGGGCTAGGCCATGTACCACCCCATTGCCTTTTTTATGTTGATAAAACACTTCAGCCACCTCTTGATCAACCATTAACCGACGAACATCCACCACCACATTCCCAATATTACTCCaccaatccaaaccatcttTGAGAATAGAAACAGCTTTTTGAGAATCAAGACCAATGGTAAACCGAGTAAAACTCATGTATCCCATCATCAATAAACATTCTCGGATAGCCGCCAACTCAGTGCCTAAAACATCCAGACCAAGTGGACAGCCAGAGGCAAACCAACAGATAAAGTTTCCGTCATGATCACGACAGCAGCCCCCCAGACCCCGACCACTTTGCTCACGACCCACAGCCCCATCACAGTTAAGAATAAAAACATTTACCCGTGGTTTCAACCAATGAACCTATTGAGGTACGAAAGGGAGCTTGGACCGCTCCTCACAAGATTTGAACACCACCAATATCTCCATCGTGttttccaccatattatcgaaccgtgtaatttttttcccatGCAAAGAGTCGTTACGTAATTTCCACACACAACAAGGAAAGCTCTAAGTCAGCTTTCGACAACATTGAAGCCACAGCCTCAAAAATATCAGCAAAAGTGCCAACCGCCATATTAATTCGCCAGATAAAATAGGTACACTTCCAAAAATTTGACTCATTTTATAAGATCACAGAGCATGGTAGGCATCTTTAGGATATTTCCCACACCTTGAGCACACCTGAGATGTAAGCACCCTTCTCTTAAATCAAGTGACTGCCGTTGGTAGAATTTCAGAACTTGCCCTCCAAATTagcattttaattttgttggggACTGCAAGCTTCCAAATTCACATCCAAAAACCTTCATGAGCACTCTGATCCGATCTAccacacccccccccccccccccccccccccgccCACAAAAAAACTATAATACCATTTAAGATTTCTAAGCAATGCTTAATATAAGTGTTAGGTGAGGGTGACCCCGGGTTTTAACGCAACAAATTCTTCCCCAATAAGAGAAGGATGTTTCTTTAAACGGGGGATAGCAGGGGGGGGGTCATTAATATAATCGCGGGGGGGGGAGGTCCAGACATCGAAGGGAATGAAAGTATTAACTGTAAATTTGNNNNNNNNNNNNNNNNNNNNNNNNNNNNNNNNNNNNNNNNNNNNNNNNNNNNNNNNNNNNNNNNNNNNNNNNNNNNNNNNNNNNNNNNNNNNNNNNNNNNTCCTCATCACATTCCTCATGCCCACACGATATCCAGTATTAATGGAATATTCCCGTTCTTAAGAAAAACCCAATATTTGCTATCCCTCATATGTGAAACTGATCCCAAAAGGCAATGCTGGAAATGATATCTTTATCTTCCAAGCTAAAAATGTTGCTCTAACAGTGGCAAATCCCATAAGCCAGAAGCAGTTAGAAGGTCAGAAACTGTAGTATTCCAATCCAGCCCTCCAGCCATCAACGGCTTGAAAGTAAATGGTTTTTGAATCCACCTATCTTGGAAAACACGGATAGAAACTCCATTGCACACCCTCCAAATTAGACCATCCTCGATAACCTCACGACCCCACAAAATAGATTTCCATATTATGGGTCGTAAAGATGACCCATGCCATGCTTAATCGGGTTCCTCTTTAGCTTACCTCTTCTCACGCTATCTGCGAGTCAAGAAGAGGCAAAAGATTAATAAAgagtttaaagaaaaacaagtattaATATAAGAATATGATCACACAAGCATAGATagttatttttgcatttttaatatatatttataagcaactttaatatataaaatatttatattatataccGTGTAAATATAAGGGTTGTAACGGGCTCCAATGCCTGACCTTTTGACCTTCTCAAGCTTCAACAACTGGCATGCACAGAAACACACAATACCCATTTATATCCCGCCACGTCAGAACATTCTTGCCACGTAAGGCAAAGGGTTTTGTTCTaaaaattaactaaaacaTAACAGAACATTATGGTTGGATGTATTTAAACCCCCTAATCCCCATCCTGATCTTCCACAGTTTAGATCCGACGATTAATACGTTCTCATCACCCTAATTTTAGGGGTGGATACGGTCCGATTTGGTCTGGTTCTCATCTTAAATCGAAACTGGAACCGGTACTATTTAATCAGTCCGATTCGGTCCGatttaggcaaaaaaaatttcaaaaaccagccggttcggttctaaccggttctgaccggttccagttttgaaccggattattaatttattattattttaattttttttcaaaacaattataataaataatttttttttttttgcttaaaaattaacaaataatccaattcatacatttagaaattttttgaagttgaacttggaaaaatagtgattataaaatttaaaatatagcattagattttaaaattttgtaaaaataaaaaaatatatatatgaccggtccggttcggtccggtccggTGTGGTGGGGTGTAAAATCAGAACCGAAATCGGTTCGAtccggtttgttgactttttggtcaatcggtttttttttttttcaccggttcggttcggtgtttttgttttccggtcccgatgcccacccctactaaATTTTTGTGCACTCGATCACATCCACGTGCATAACATACAACCAAGGGCCACGTGTCAaatcgagagagagagagagagagagagagagagagagagagagagagagagagagagcactaACATTCTGAGTGCTTTGTTGGTGTCAGGAATTAAAagaatttcattttaattttactaAAATTCTTGAGTTTGTAATTGAAATAGACTATAAATTATaagggtcgtttggtacacaggcttggcttggactagcttggactaaatttagtaccctgtttatttcatttatttctaGTTCTTAGATgagattgctaataccgggcccaccaaaaacacctccttataaGGGGACTACTAAGCCCATGTAGAAAAGTGAGGACTAACTAATCTTATGTTCATCAATGtataagatgcatatattatattgtaatactaataacatatagtactattattattattattacatacacatatactataatgtacatatatacacatatatacacatatacatgtatatatataaacacatatataatatatataaatacatatagatacaCACAcgtataatattattataatatacccatatacacatacattaatattataataatagcacacatgtatatatgtaatatatattatattatatattaatgtacatatatacacgtatatacacatatacatgtatatatatataaacatatataatatatataaatacatatagatatatacacgtatattattattataatatacccatatacacatacatattaatattatgataatagcatacatgtatatatgtaatatatatatattataatacatatatatatatatgtattatacccatacagagagcttctattgagggatccctcaaataaacttatttgagggacaccccttgtaggccccactccggattgtatttcactaatccaaaccgtctattttgtagatactcattcaaagatcatctctacaaaaaatcacttgaatccgatatcatgtgaccactcaattgagttattgaaattttagtacttttcttaaagcaccgtgttcattgattttgtaagacacaattggatgtcgaaacggtttccgatttgtctaattttttgtaaggatgatctatgaatgaatacctaaaaaatagatggtttcgattattgggaaaagaattgtagggtaccctaaagggcgtccctcaaataaaattatttgagagatccctcaatagaaggggactgtatacccatatatattataatacacatatacacacatatatatatatttatattatttataatatataatattattataatatacatatatacatgtatatacatatatatataaaaaaataaaataaaaatttagtcCTAGTTCAAACATACACCAAATGCAGAATAAATGTTATATAACTTAGACCAAGCTGAGCAGTGGTGCAAGAACGCAGCCCAAGAGAGGGACAAACGCACGAGAAGATGGAACAGAGGGATCAAAAGTGAGCAGTgggcaacaaaagaaaaaaacaaacaaaatagaaagtgggagaaattgacaaaataaacAGAACAAGGTCGTTGAACATTATTGCTATCAATAATTTATTATAGTAGTTGActttgaattttccaattttgaaaGAATGACTATCctccaattttgaattttcttagaAGAATCATCAAACAAGAATCAACTTTGAATTCAACAAGGATTCTGTTTATCACCTATATCACGGTCAAGTCCTCTCCTGGTGGCCCAAAGGTTTCAATATCAATAATTTGCATTCAGTGGGTTGTTGTTTTCCGACTTCTCAATTTGCATTGTGTGGTGGTGGTTTGCTTCGTTTTCAAGCATGGTtgttcttatatatataagtacaTGTGAGCAACGGCACATACACAAAGCAACATGCTAGTGCAAGCTTATAACCTAATGGCTCAtggcttccttctcttcctcttattCTCTTGTATTATACCTACAAATATTCATGCCTGCAAACAAACTGAACGTAGCTCCCTCCTGTCCTTTGCCTCCACTCTATCTTCTCCTTCTTTAAATTGGACATCCATTGATTGCTGTCGTTGGAAGGGCATCACTTGTGATCAACCTGGTTGGGTCACCCATTTGCTCTTGCCTTCCAAAGGGCTCAAAGGAGgtatctctccctcttcacTTGGAAATCTCACACATCTCACCCACTTGAACCTTTCCCACAATTCACTATATGGTTCACTTGAAACTCAGTTCTTCTTGTCTTTGAATAGACTTGAGATCCTTGATTTGAGCTATAACCGTCTTTCTGGAGAGCTACCACTTTCTCTACCATCTAGCAATATCCGGACAGTTGATTTGTCCAGCAATCGCTTTTTTGGTGCAATTCCATCTTCATTCTTCCAACAAGCTCGCAACTTGACAAGTTTCAATGTCAGCAACAATACCTTCACCGGGTATGTTCCGTCCTCTATTTGTCTCCATTCTTCTCCCTCCCTTAGgctattggatttttcttccaatgtATTCAGTGGCTATCTTGCTCCTGGGCTAGGGAGGTGTTCCAAATTGCAAGTTTTTCGTGCCAGTCACAACAACCTCTCTGGATTACTTCCAGAAGATATCTATAATGCTACCAAACTTGAAGAAATTTCATTACCTCTCAATTCACTACATGGAGCCATTAGTGATAGAATTGCCAACCTCACCAACCTTGCAATCCTCGACCTCTACTTTAATCATTTTGGAGGCGAGCTTCCTCCCAATTTGGGGAAGCTCTCCAAGTTGAAATTGGTGACCCTTGATTTCAACAATTTAGAAGGTGCTTTGCCCCCATCTTTGATGAATTGCACAAACCTTGTGGAACTGCGTTTGGGATCCAACAACTTAAAAGGAGATATCTCCATTCTTGATTTCTCCAGACTTAGTCAACTTACTAAACTGGATCTAAGGAACAATAACTTCACTGGTACGGTTCCAGTAAGCCTTTACTCATGTAAGTCCCTAAAAGCCATTGCATTGGGTAGAAATCATCTAGAGGGACAAATAGAAGTTGAGATTCTTTCATTGAAATCCTTATCCTTCCTCTCGCTTGGTTACAACAGATTCACCAACCTCACAGGGGCAATGAAGATATTGATGAGTTGCAAAAGTCTTCATGCACTCAAGCTTACTGGTGCCTTTGAAGGTGGGGGAATGCCATTTGATGATGACATGGTTGATTTTGATGGATTCCAAAATCTTCGGCTCTTCAGTTTAGGTCATTGTGGCCTCATTGGTCAAATACCTGTATGGTTATCAAAGCTCAAGAATTTAGAGATATTGCTCCTGGGTAGTAATCAAATCACAGGGCCAATTCCAAGTTGGTTGGGGACTCTTCCTAGACTGTTTTATATAGGCTTGTCAAACAACCAAATTTCAGGTGAATTTCCAAAGCAACTTTGTAGACTACCAAGGTTGATTTATGAACGTAATATTGCATCTCAAGCAGAAGACcaatatgaatttgaattgccTGTCTTCAGCACCATAAATGGTGCAAATAACCTTTTCCTACCACAAAAATTGTCTTCTTTCCCAGCAATGATAGATGTATCTAACAATAACATTAGTGGTTATATACCTGCTGATATTGGCCAATTGCGGCTTCTCCGCAAGTTAGTTCTTGACTCCAACAACTTTTTAGGCGTCATTCCAGACCAAATATCTAACCTAAAAAATTTAGAGGTTTTGTACCTCAGCATGAATCACTTGTCTGGAATAATCCCATCATCATTGATGAGCCTTAATTTTTTGAGAGAATTTAATGTCTCATACAATAATCTTGAAGGACCAATACCAATAGGGACCCAGCTCCAAAGCTTCAACGCTTCTGCCTTTGAGGGGAATCCAAAACTTTGTGGTGCCCCACTTCCAAATAAGTGCAGACCAAGTAAGGGCATTGATGCATATAATAAGAGCAATAAAGACGTGGACAATGGTCTTCATCAACTTCCATGGTTTTATATTTTCGTTGCTTTGGGGTTCATAGTAGGATTTTGGGGAGTTTGTGGTTCTttagttattaataaaacatgGAGATATGTCTATTTTCAATTCATAGACAATCTACAAGATAGGCTCTATGTAATGATAAGTTGATAACAGTCCACATCAACATGATGAAAAGAAGCCTTGGTGGCtagatatatattattaatatgttgtactttttattttacattttcagtttgctttttgttttttttttcttcttcttttgaaagTAACTGGACTCAAATTTAAAGGATGTATGTTGTTATGTTCATAAAGTTATGGGGGAATTTGTACTTAATTGTAATAACCCAattctaaataaatatttaattattaatttatttaagtaaaagacaattttactccgagaatattttaataacaaaacatgaaattttgaaatgaaaTGGCAAGGGTGGACAGTCACAGAAATTCAAGTGTCAAAAAATGTTGAATATGAGGTCCACCAGCCATAAAACAGATAAATTGTAAAAACCCAAGTCCCtgttaaaaaaacatataggCATTAACAATACAAAAGCATGAATTAAAACATATGAGGAAAATCATAAACCATTACTCTATGGAATCTTGGTCCAGCCACTCCCCTGCTGTCTATGTatctaaaaggaaaatataaatataatcagATTTCCCAACAAAGCAAAAGATACATACTGAAAGGGTTCCAACTTGCAAGCTATAGCTATTCTGATAAGCATATATTCATAGTCAAACTTGCAAGCAAATCCAATCCACAAGTTAGACTATTGCTACACAAAccaatcaattaattttagttGTCAATGCACTTAGGAATtcatatgattttattttcaagttAGACTCTCATGTCACCTTGACAGTATGTGTATGTGAGAAAACCTCATTCCTAATAACGCTTGTATatgtaaaacaaaataacaaaaaacaaaaagaaagatgcaATTCATGAATATATCAGCTCCCAATCcctataaaacaaaagaaagtgtTACAAACTTACAAAAAACTTGGGGCCAAAATCTTCTCAAAGTTCCAATAGTAGGTTTTTGGCAGATTGGACATACAAGAAGATAGGCACAAAACATCTAATGCATACCATACGGTCACTACGGATCATGGAATTTTATGCCTTTAGGCTTAAAAAAAGTAATCACATCAGAATCCTAGGATAGGATTTATACATGAAAAAGATTTATGCTTGTCCTCTACAAAGTGCCCCATTTATATGAATTGTATTTTGATATCATCAGTGACATAAAACATAAGAGCAAAAGAATATTGAACTTTTGGGAATGCCCTTCAATGATGGAAAAGTAATTCACCACACCATATGAAATTCCTTGGTGAACTCTcatgaattaaacaaatccaaaagttctacatttaattaattatggcCCTTTGTTCCCTAGAGATGGACAATTTGATAATGTAAACAAATGCTTCAAGCATTTCCTATGCAACTATATATTTTGACAGAAGTTTGTGCTTTAAATTAGGCACCTTCTCTGTAATTAATGAGAAATTATACAACAGTACTGGAGTTCGGTCACATAGTAATGGTGGAACTACATATAGGCTACCCTCGACTGTAGCCCAGTGCAACCTTGGTCAAAAATACTTTTTACAGCACATAATTTCAAGATTTTGACATTAAGCCCACCCCAACCAACTCCGACATGTGCAAATTCTTCACTTTTATGGCTGGGTAGTTAAGAAAAGTCGTAGTTTTCTAGTTTTATATTATGTTAATTGAATCGTTCaagttcaaaaaaaattaaaatttagctgTTCTTGGTTTgacttaattttgttttatcattTAACGAAATATTAGCCCacccttttgaaaaaaattagttcCACTCTTGTATGTAATATAGCTCATGTAAGTGTTATAATATGGATGAACTAAGTTgatatttttccattttaagTACTATGTTGTCATACTACCGTACTACACTATAAGATTGAGAATTATCATTTgtggctcctttttttttttttttttttgggtaattaaGTTGTTGACGAAGAACTTTATGTCATACAAATGAAATTATAGTTTAAAATGAACTAGTATGGGGTTGTATTAGTTTAATCTGTGGTGGGAATGGCCCTACCctctaactaatccatttacATTGTTTTATGGAGTCAATTACAATTCATTTTACTGtagatttttaattatttatttatttttaatatattatatcttAACTTAAGCGATAAGATTTAGTCTTCATAATCAACAATCTTCAAGTCAAGATGGTGATTGACAAATAGACCCCCACCCAACCACATTTTAATTCACATCTTATATTCCTTCCAGATTTTCAACCAATCTGCAGACATGGATGAAAAAGTAATTTGCATTCAAACCAGAAGTTCTTAGAAGGTAGCTCTCGTTCACACAATCATTTGTAATTTACTGTGGGTCGTTGCCACGCAGAGTTAGAGCATGATTGGTCCAAATAAACTCGATTGTCGGTGAGTGAATGGGCAGGTAACCAATAAGGGTTCCATCAactttgattaattatttccaatttgtctTATGCAGCACATCTTCCTCTTACGCAGTCAGTGTCAGCCTTCGAAGTTCGCATAATTGCTTTTTGAATGCTGGGGTTGATATTAATTGTTTAtctgtttatttgtttgttttcaattgGTTTTTCGGCAATCAAATTAAGTAGGTCAAGTCCTCTCCTGGTGGGCCCTTCTTAAGTGGTTGTTGTGGAAATATATCTTCGACACATAGgttttaatattaataattagaagatttattattatatcaaATGTAGAAGcgtaaattataaaataaaaaattctatatGAAAAGGACTTTAAAAACACACTCAAtatccatttacaacataacaaaaaagcttttaattttttttaaattacaaaattgttattgatttcttaaaacaaacctaATCTCAAAAccgcattaaaaaaaaactcaaaacactcaatagggcattaaagtaatttaataattaaaattaaattcaatatggcCAGttgtcacttttttttttttttttttgagtttgtttatagaaattcaatggtgtaagatttatctatattattagtgttaagaataagtatataactaaatatctcttaatAATTTGCATTGTGTGGTTTCGAGCATGGTTgctcttatatatatgtaaatacaTGTGAGCAACGGCACATACACAAAGCAACATGTTAGTGCAAGCTTATAACCTAATGGCTCAtggcttccttctcttcctcttattCTCTTGCATTATTTCAACAAATATTCATGCCTGCAAACCAACTGAACGCAGCTCCCTCCTGTCCTTTGCCTCAACTCTATCTTCTCTTCATTTAAATTGGACATCTATTGATTGCTGTCGTTGGAAGGGCATCACTTGTGATCAAGATGGTTGGGTCACCCATTTGCTCTTGCCTTCCAAAGGGCTCAAAGGAGGTAtcccttcttcttcacttGGAAATCTCACACATCTCACCCACGTGAACTTTTCCCATAATTCACTATATGGTTCACTTGATACTCAGTTCTTCATGTCTTTGAATCGACTCGAGTTCCTTGATTTGAGCTATAACCTTCTTTCTGAAGAGCTACCACTTTCTCTACCATCTAGCAATATCCGGACAGTGGATTTGTCCAGCAATCACTTTCATGGTGCAATTCCACCTTCATTCTTCCAACAAGCAAGCAACTTGACTAGTTTCAATGTCAGCAACAACACCTTGACAGGGTATGTTCCATCCTCTATTTGTCTCAGACATTCTTCTCCCTTCCTTAGGCTGttggatttttcttc belongs to Prunus persica cultivar Lovell chromosome G4, Prunus_persica_NCBIv2, whole genome shotgun sequence and includes:
- the LOC18779447 gene encoding tyrosine-sulfated glycopeptide receptor 1, with amino-acid sequence MLVQAYNLMAHGFLLFLLFSCIIPTNIHACKQTERSSLLSFASTLSSPSLNWTSIDCCRWKGITCDQPGWVTHLLLPSKGLKGGISPSSLGNLTHLTHLNLSHNSLYGSLETQFFLSLNRLEILDLSYNRLSGELPLSLPSSNIRTVDLSSNRFFGAIPSSFFQQARNLTSFNVSNNTFTGYVPSSICLHSSPSLRLLDFSSNVFSGYLAPGLGRCSKLQVFRASHNNLSGLLPEDIYNATKLEEISLPLNSLHGAISDRIANLTNLAILDLYFNHFGGELPPNLGKLSKLKLVTLDFNNLEGALPPSLMNCTNLVELRLGSNNLKGDISILDFSRLSQLTKLDLRNNNFTGTVPVSLYSCKSLKAIALGRNHLEGQIEVEILSLKSLSFLSLGYNRFTNLTGAMKILMSCKSLHALKLTGAFEGGGMPFDDDMVDFDGFQNLRLFSLGHCGLIGQIPVWLSKLKNLEILLLGSNQITGPIPSWLGTLPRLFYIGLSNNQISGEFPKQLCRLPRLIYERNIASQAEDQYEFELPVFSTINGANNLFLPQKLSSFPAMIDVSNNNISGYIPADIGQLRLLRKLVLDSNNFLGVIPDQISNLKNLEVLYLSMNHLSGIIPSSLMSLNFLREFNVSYNNLEGPIPIGTQLQSFNASAFEGNPKLCGAPLPNKCRPSKGIDAYNKSNKDVDNGLHQLPWFYIFVALGFIVGFWGVCGSLVINKTWRYVYFQFIDNLQDRLYVMIS